The genomic window CAACAAGTCtgaaaagatcagaaaaagaaGTGGTGACAAAAatctattctaaaaaaaaaaagtggtgattAAAAAAATCTGGCCTAACATATGAAAGTAATTTTCTCTTCATAAATAGGGCTTCTAAACGGGTAGATTAGGGCAATTCTAGACTTATGGCTCAGTAGCTAGGTATATAAATAGGCTGTAAATGTAGTACTGGGCCTAGAGTGGGgaaaaaatctgacctcagatcctagctgcgtgaccctggtcaagtcccttaacctgtttgacttaatttctttatctataaaaatgaattggaaaaggaaatggaaaaccactttagtatctttgccaagaaaaaccctaaACAGGAGGTGACAGAGtcagatataaaaatgaaaaactcaaCAACAAAAGCTTACTTAGTTTGGGAAAATTGTTTGACAATTCATTTCAAGTTACTGTTTCAGGGTAGACTATCCATGTAGTTAGATATCTGAAAGGCCTTCCTAAGAGTTTGTGTTATGAGGCTTTGATAATGTGGATGAGTAATTTTCTCCTTTGGATATAGAAAGGATTTGATGAGGGCTATTAGAAGTAACCTACTACAGTCTTCTCTTTCCcagtcaatctttttttttcttcttctatgataatggttctctttctgtatgttcAGGATAGCAACAGGCAGGAGAGAAGTAGTCAGGGTTAACTTGAAGGAATTATCTTTAGTGTGTAAAACTATGAAATATTTAAGCAAgtttattatcttcttttcctACTTCAATCCCTCAAATATTCCTTGATGAATAAACTATCCTTTCTGGTCACTAAAAAGTTGTCTCTAATCATAACTAAGGCTAATCCCTCTCATTTCCTCCTGAATCTGAGTTATTTGCACTTTTCACTTGAAATATTACCCTCACctacttgttctttcttttccaccTTAAAAAATTGTTCAAGTCTCACAAAACCTTatataacaaaacaaagcaaaaataatctcTTTATTCTTTTGGGTAATCAAGGTACTATCCCTCTttacttctaattttcttttttaaagtgttcTATAATGAATGCCTCCACACTTTTGTTATCTGTTCATTATATTCAATCAAATAAGGATGATTTCTGAAACTTTGTGTTAATTATTTCTATCATTACTGTTGTAATTTGTTTTATGTTACCAGAATTTTCTTGGAACTTTTCTCTTTTAGGTCACTAATGACTGCTTCATCAGTAAATCTGGTGGACTTTTAAAAATCCTCCtgcttcttgacttctctgttgACACTCTTGTAACTTCTACTGTATTCTCTCCCATCTCAATTACAGAGACTAGTTTACAGTGTCTTCCTATgatttaattcttctttctcaggctttctcttatctcttcatacttttcatgattttttcatATGGGGATTCTCCCTCAGTTTGTCCTCATATATCTCCTGTTTTTACAATTTCTATGCACTCTCTTTGTAACTTCATTTGCCCCTCCATCTACcatgtttatataaaattttctaattcttgCTAGTCTTCTTAAAAGCATTATGACTTCCAAATTTTCATCTTTAACTTCCTTTACACACCTTTACCTGGATTTCCTATTTGGACCTTAAATTCTACATATCTAAAGTAGGGCACATaatctcccccccctttttttttattaattttataattatacattttttgacagtatatataatattatcctttgtattcatttttccagattttcccctccctccctctactccctcccctagatgacaggcaatctcatacattttacatgtgttacagcataacctagatataatatatgtgtgtaaatccaattttcttgttgcatattaagtattggattccaaaggtataagtaacctgggtagatagacagtagtgctaatattttacattcacttcccagtgttccttctctgggtgtagttgtttctgtccatcattgatcagctggaagtgagttggatcttctttatgttgaagataatccacttccatcagaatacaccttcatacagtatcgttgttgaagtgtatagtgatcttctggttctgctcatttcattcagcatcagttgatgtaagtctctccaaacctttctgatttctaaattcatcctgttggtcatttcttacagagcaataatattccataacattcatataccataatttacccaactattctccaattgatggacatccattcatcttccagtttctagccactacgaaaagagctgccacaaacattttggcacacacaggtccctttcccctctttagtatttctttagtagtagcactgttggatcaaagggtatgcacagtttgataacttttggggcatagttccaaattgctctccagaatggctggattctttcacaactccaccaacaatgtattagtgtcccagttttcccacatcccctccaacattcatcattatttgttcctgacatcttagccaatctgacaggtgtgtagtggtatctcagagttgtcttaatttgaatttctgtggaacactctttcatatgagtggaaatagtttcaatttcatcatctgagaattgtctattcatatcctttgaccatttatcaattgaagaatggtttgatttttttataaattaggatcaattctctatatattttggaaatgagacctttatcagaacctttaactgtaaacatattttcccaatttgttccttcccttctaatcttgtttgcattagttttgtttgtacagaaactttttagtttgatgtaatcaaaatcttctattttgtgatcaataatgatctctagttcttctctagtcataaatttcttcctcttccacaggtctgagaggttagactatcctctgttcctctaatctatttatgatctcattctttatgtctaaatcatggacccattttgatcttatcttggtatatggtgttaagtgtggatccataatctttccctttctatACCTACTTTCCCCCCCTCAATCTTTTCTTACTATGATGATATGAGTATTGTCCTGGTTTGCCTTATTTATGATTGCACTTATCTTTGACTATATTGTTTTTTTCACCTATCTTTCACATACAACAGCTGCaaagttctgcttatttcatttggACACTACATCTGTCTCCTCATCTTTATTTATACACTTAGCTTTtttcagcactttttttttttttttaatcaatctggCTTATTCTGTCCTTTCATTATAggttttttatttcatatttaatgtcTTCATGTTCTTCTGATATTATATGCTGGTTCCATTATCTAGATCCTGGACTTTCATAATATGATTTTAATTGAGCATTAATAATGTTATTTTGTGTTTATCTCCTGCACACATAGGTGTTCTAGTTTGAACTCTACCATTTATTTAGTAATTAGCTTCAACTTGTTTCCTTCCCATCTCTAGCTACAATTACCTTATccataaaaaaagaatactacAGTAGAATGCCTTAaaatttccttctaattcttaaattctgtgaAGCTATGATTGATAAGATGTCTGGAACTATACATAGTTACACACTGGTCATTTTGGCATGAATTTGTTcaacatatctttttttaaatgctaaatctaagtataaaaaaggcaaaaaaaaaaaaaaaaagttcagaggtTGGATTATGACTGCAGAAAATTCTTAGGTAGTACATGTTATGTACATTTCCAGGGCAGATTGTTAGATAGGAAATATAGAAGGGTGATGTTAACATTTTATTGAAATGACTGCATTGATCCAGGTAGGTTCTGTTGACTCCACCATCAGTTATCTAGtgagaaataatttaaggaaaaagaaaaaagaagaatctgTGAATTTTCAGGATTTACATCTAGGAATAAATCTGGGGTGACAGAAAGATGTTAAGATATAAGAATTGGTAACTGGGAATTGGTAATCTGACAGGTGAGGCTGAAAGTTCAAaaatatacaattcttttttatattattattattattattacagaatGAGTAGGTACATCAAAGAATTTAATCAGGGCTTCACTAAAAGAACAGAGTTAAGATTCCTGGAGAGATTCTCATAAGGTACCTGACCTTGAggaaataaatgtgaattttttttttctccagggaTTAGATCTGGGATCTATACTAGAGGCAATATGTTGTACTGAGACTAACAGGCAATAAAACTGATGTTTCAGTATCATTTTCTCTGAGTAAATTACTTAGTTTTAGTTTCCCCATGTTAAATAATGAGGACATTAATATTATCTTTAGCCAATTTATTGGGATGCCATAAGGATTTGCTGAGAGAATAGACTGAGATATTTACTCATTTGGCACAAGAgaatgaaatttgttttattgttatcattttgtCCCCGGAGTCCAGCTCTATGCCTCACACAtcaacataaataatttttttaaaaaatgagatgataacCACTTTGCAGATATGCTATGGGTAATGTTTGCTTACCTATtggataaaataaattaacacCTGAAGTCATTTCAATTCTAAAGTTATATGATTCTGTGATTGGTTTTACTCAATATATTCATTAATCATAGAGCTGAATTATTCAGGAACATACTCATGAAAATAATATAGTAGAAAAAGTTTTCTGGACAATTAATAttctagaaaaaaggaaaacttgagttctcttgtgaaacaaaaacaaatttggaaaatagcaCAAAGTTATActttaaatcctggctctgccacttattagTTACTTAATCTTAGACAAGAAAGATTAGCGGTATGGGGACTAGAAAGTACAtatggagttaggaaaatctgagtttaaattttaattctgagAAAGTCAGAATCTCTTTCAGCCTTAGttccctcaaaatcaaatgggaGAATTGAGCTCTATAGTATaaagtcattttatttccttgTACCTACCATTTTCCTCACACATCAAATGAGGGGTAGtttacatgtttttttaaaagtctcttttaTGCTCAAAAAGTCCCACTTTGAGCTCTTTAATGACCCTAAGCATGAAAACAAAGCCTTACCTATCTATTGGATTTGAATAGACATTTCTTAGCACATCCTGCAAACTTGTTAAGATGACAAAGCATAAGGATAATCAATGTAGAGAGATGTTTAGGAAATAATCAAAATAGTCTGTTTTGGGTAGAATTAAGAATAAGCcatttttttgaaagaaagtttTTGGGAAACAAgttagaattatataaatgcaatgCCTTTTGGACCCAGATATTCTATTATaagatgtattttaaaaatgtcattgatAAGATGAAATTGTCCATACATTAAAAAATTGTAACTATAATTTTGTAGTAATCAAGAACTGGGACCAAAATGGATGTCTATCATATGGGAAATGGCTAGATATGTAAGGGATAGTTATAGTTCTGTGCCAACTGAATAACATGAAGAACATAAAGAAGAATGGATAGATTTGCAtcaactgatataaagtgaagtaagGTAATTCACAAACATATGCACaatgacaaatataaatattaagagcaataatcataaaacaattaaaatgaatcttgtataattataaagtactatatGGTACCAAAAAAAGAGGTATGAAAAGatgttctccttcccttttccaccTATTTGCAAAGGTGGGAGTTTAGTCATATGTCACATGTCATATTTTTTTATGTattgatcattttttattatttttttctatctctttgttttctttaaatatacattattgttctctgggaagggacttaaaatgggaattttatatgtaacagaaaagaacaataaaatttattttaacaaaagaGTCAAATTTTATGCTTAGGATTATAGATCTAGAACTTGAAGGATACCTGAGATAATCTAATGCAATGCATTCATTTTTACCATCAAGGGAACTGAAGTTCAGAGTTAAAAGTCACAGAGGAAGTATGATGTACAGGCAGTACTTGAACCTAAGTACTGTCACACTAGAAACAGAGAACAATGGTCTTTCCACTGTTCCAAACTGCTTGATACTGGAGCAGAGGGGACCTATCCAGAATTGAAATGAACCATCTTTGAAAAGGATTTCTCTGCCTCCTATCAAGATGTAAAGTGCAAATTTGATAATAACCAGTTGGATATGTTGTAGCAGAGATTACTGCTCTGGTATGTGTTGTACTTGATGCCTAGTTAAGATACTTTTGATAATAAAATATGTGATTTGATAACTTAGTTTCAGACaggtcagttagtcaataaacatttatttagtctcTACAATATTCCAATCACTGGGTTATGCTCTGGAGTCCTTATATTTAAGGGGCTTACAATCTAATTATAAGTTTGAATAAGGGAAGATCCATGGTAATCAATAGTACTTCACTGGCACCATAatcatattttgtcattttgcaacattcatttgtAATTCATTGTTCTTAACATTTATATTGCTAGAGTCAGTGTGTATATGGTTTTATGGCTTGGCTTAATTCATTCTATATCAGTTCTATTTATTCACTCTTCTTTCTACTCTTTATATTTGTCATTCTTTACCAGTAATGTTCCCAACATGCTAGGAATCATCCTGTGAAGAGAAAAATCCTTCAGATTGAAAACCAACAAAATGTAGACATGTTTATCAAACAAGAACTTGCATTCAAAAGGAGAGAGTTAAATCTCAGGgtaaaaaaggacattcaatatGTAGTTGGGAAATAACTTGTATATTCCACTTTGTACCCCATTCTGATTTATTCTGCATTATGCTCCTAGAATAACCAGTAACTGTTTTTAATAGCTTATATCCTGTCTTTCTCACTCATCTTTTCAATGATGATGAAAGTAATGCACAGGTGTagacaaacaaaagaaaaggtgTGAAAAGGAGGTATTGAAAAAGATCCTCAAATAATTGGTTGGAGCCAGAAAAAAGTATGTGGAATAGTTTTATAGTGATTGCTGGTGTTACGTTGCATTTCTCCTTTTACTGATTCAACTATGAtgactttttaaatctttttttgcctctttttgtgagAAAATTACGGTtggtgacttacctaggatcatacaactagtaaatgttaagtgtctaaggcaggatttgaactcaggtccttctccCTCCAGGGTCAGTACTCTAtcattgcactatctagctgccactaactttgaagatttttgagattcaagatgaaagaattaaatttaacatttcaaCAATGGTTATAGTAGATgtcatattgttttaaaatttgcaaagtattaaCTTTTATTATCATATTGATTATGTCACCAGTTGAAAGATATTCCTTGATAAAGTTATAAAATAGGCATACTTTgtgttatcatttttatttaaaaaaaaatttaaaatcgaTTTCCTGGTCACTGTATTTCCTGGTTACAGCTTATAAATTATTCATAGAGaaactattttattctttattgtaatgctaaactaatattttattttgtttttggcagCAAGGGTCCTTTGCTAAATATGACTTGCAATAAGGATCACATCATGTCATCTTCTGGAAACAAATCTTTCCATCCTACATCCTTTATCCTACTTGGAATACCAGGATTGGAGAAATCTCAATTCTGGATTGCTTTCCCATTTTGTGCCATGTATATGTTGGCTCTGATGGGAAATATTACCATTCTCCACGTAGTACGTATTGACCATACTCTCCATGAACCAATGTTTGTCTTTCTGGCCATGCTGGCTTTTACTGACTTAGTTTTGTCCTCCTCCACCCTTCCAAAAATGCTGGGAATCTTCTGGTTTGGTTCATGTGAGATTGAATATCATGCCTGCCTCACACAAGTCTTTTTCATTCATGCTTTCTCTTCTGTGGAGTCAGGTGTTCTCATGGCAATGGCCCTGGATCGTTATGTGGCCATCTGTTTCCCTCTGCACCATTCAACTATTTTATCTACCTCAGTGGTGGTCAAACTAGGTGTGGCAGTGATGGTAAGAGCTGTGTTGTGGGTGAGTCCCTTCTGTTTTATGGTCACCTGGAAGCCCTTTTGCTCCA from Sminthopsis crassicaudata isolate SCR6 chromosome 3, ASM4859323v1, whole genome shotgun sequence includes these protein-coding regions:
- the LOC141559862 gene encoding olfactory receptor 52R1-like, encoding MSSSGNKSFHPTSFILLGIPGLEKSQFWIAFPFCAMYMLALMGNITILHVVRIDHTLHEPMFVFLAMLAFTDLVLSSSTLPKMLGIFWFGSCEIEYHACLTQVFFIHAFSSVESGVLMAMALDRYVAICFPLHHSTILSTSVVVKLGVAVMVRAVLWVSPFCFMVTWKPFCSNRIIPQSYCEHMAVLKLVCADTRANRRYGLFVAFSVVGFDIIIIAVSYIMILQAVLRLPSGEARIKAFGTCASHICVILTFYIPALFTFLTHRFGQQVPKVVHIMLANLYLLVPPMLNPIIYGVKTKQIRERVAHAFCQKVT